The following proteins are co-located in the Cutaneotrichosporon cavernicola HIS019 DNA, chromosome: 3 genome:
- the GIT2 gene encoding uncharacterized protein (Sugar (and other) transporter), whose translation MRFFGKNAPPADDNVVQESTEVKRKRRLGNVGTVFAAGSAMFSDGYSNASMGPVKTILKKKYGAAVTAEDTSLLSAMTFMGMIIGMFTFGYVSDKIGRKVGMYICTALIFIFSILSAVSGAGGASVQVKINSIIAFRTLLGIGLGGEYPSGSVTAAEATENTGVKKRSQQKLFVWATNTMLDIGFPMAWFVALVLLWIFGTDHLAAVWRGTFLLGAIPPLVLLIARIWMVEPELYTKNNMKRAPIPYWLLLKRYWFRLVGISIVWFIYDWITYPFGNYADTITTKVNPNMSLYETIGWGCLINAFYVPGTLVGSLIVDYLGPKYTLILGFVMQAIFGFALSGAYNSLTKDSIVGFAIMYGIFLSWGEVGPGNNLGLLATKAISPTAARGQLYGIAAAIGKAGAFIGNYTFPQIQASFDKKSKYLSNTGLFWVGSSLAIFAAIVAMVAIPNIGPDWMNNEDIEWRAFLERNGYDTSHMGTEEHLEEEAQIEAGRKKSEMVDVNTVPVTQ comes from the exons ATGCGCTTCTTCGGAAAGaacgcgccgccagcggaTGACAATGTCGTCCAGGAGTCTACCGAGGTTaagcgcaagcgcaggCTTGGCAATGTTGGAAC CGTCTTCGCGGCC GGCTCAGCCATGTTCTCGGACGGATACAGTAACGCGTCCATG GGACCAGTGAAGACAATCCTCAAGAAAAAGTATGGAGCAGCCGTGACGGCCGAAGACACGTCGCTCCTCTCGGCCATGACCTTTATGGGCATGATCATCGGCATGTTCA CCTTCGGATACGTATCGGACAAGATTGGACGCAAGGTTGGCATGTATATCTGCACGGCCCTCATTTTCATCTTCTCGATCCTCTCGGCAGTTTCTGGCGCCGGCGGAGCCTCGGTACAGGTCAAAATCAATAGCATCATCGCGTTCCGTACGCTGCTTGGTATCGGATTGGGCGGAGAATACC CGTCGGGTTCGGTGACAGCTGCAGAGGCCACCGAGAACACTGGCGTCAAGAAGAGGAGCCAGCAAAAGCTCTTTGTCTGGGCCACAAACACTATGTTGGACATTGGATTCCCCATGGCCTGGTTTGTCGCTCTTGTTCTTCTCTGGATCTTTGGGACGGATCACCTGGCGGCCGTGTGGCGCGGTACGTTCTTGCTTGGTGCCATTCCACCGCTCgtgctcctcatcgcccgTATTTGGATGGTCGAGCCGGAACTCTACACCAAGAACAACATGAAGCGCGCCCCGATCCCTTACTGGCTCCTCTTGAAGCGATACTGGTTCCGTCTAGTCGGCATCTCCATCGTTTGGTTCATCTACGACTGGAT taCATACCCCTTTGGCAACTATGCCGacaccatcaccaccaaGGTCAACCCCAATATGAGTCTGTACGAGACCATCGGATGGGGATGCCTCATCAACGCGTTCTACGTTCCAGGAACCCTTGTCGGCTCTTTGATCGTCGACTACCTCGGTCCAAAGTATaccctcatcctcggctTTGTCATGCAGGCCATCTTCGGCTTTGCTCTCTCGGGCGCATACAACAGTCTCACAAAGGACTCGATTGTCGGGTTTGCCATCATGTACGGTATCTTCCTGTCATGGGGTGAAGTTGGTCCTGGAAACAATCTGGGTCTTCTTGCCACCAAGGCAATCtcgcccaccgccgcccgtGGTCAGCTGTACGGTATCGCGGCGGCTATTGGCAAGG CTGGCGCGTTTATCGGCAACTACACGTTCCCCCAGATCCAGGCCTCGTTCGACAAGAAGAGCAAGTACCTCTCCAACACGGGTCTGTTCTGGGTTGGCTCTTCTCTTGCCATCTTTGCTGCCATTGTTGCCATGGTCGCCATCCCCAATATTGGCCCCGACTGGATGAACAATGAGGACATTGAGTGGcgcgccttcctcgagcgcaaTGGCTACGACACCTCGCACATGGGCACAGAGGAACACCTTGAAGAGGAGGCTCAGATCGAGGCCGGCAGGAAAAAGTCGGAAATGGTTGACGTCAACACTGTCCCCGTCACCCAGTAG